A stretch of the Sinorhizobium alkalisoli genome encodes the following:
- a CDS encoding glycoside hydrolase family 32 protein encodes MTSHANPSSLVGSLESLNADLPAGAIIHAWLKAVGAGAPAEMTASREGKEIGRLSAGNAEEFEHGTLVVEGGGKTVLTYDPTTTAVSVVYAFSEASVFKEGIRVLLYGEGNAPPAVPGSYHFRPPFGWMNDPNGFGRFSDHVHLFYQHYPHSLRWNTMHWGHAVSEDYLHWRHLPVFLFPSAELSARADGRGGAFSGSAIPRSGEEPGIRVFFTEQVKDREPEEQIQLTAVSHDLMTAGPAELVLAERPMGLDLTLDFRDPYVFKAPDGRWKMLVGSRDQAGGVVLIYETADPDAAAGWTYIGILHREDRFGMTAAECPCIIPLDGAEDDPQTRWALIFGLLTSRDPATGRRNLTVATVGRFDGRSFFREFEQELDFGTDAYAFQAFVDRAGPVGIAWLANWTDVSKKTDFPTAMTLPRRLLLEDGALRTPPVAGAESLRRQLIDDHRLLSGEAVDLGNGAVEIVIDLSAPGAAFDLEFDHPEVELGLRLDEQGLSILYDAPEGKFPPRYIAAGARPSTLRIFLDMGSIEVFADNGRWTGTKRLPGFDGIRSARLIAHQGNVAAARLWQLAL; translated from the coding sequence ATGACAAGCCATGCAAACCCCTCTTCCCTTGTCGGCAGCCTTGAATCGCTGAACGCCGACCTCCCCGCTGGCGCCATCATCCATGCGTGGCTGAAGGCAGTTGGGGCCGGAGCACCGGCCGAGATGACGGCGAGCCGGGAAGGAAAGGAAATTGGCCGGCTCTCCGCGGGAAATGCCGAGGAATTCGAGCACGGGACGTTGGTCGTTGAGGGTGGCGGCAAGACCGTGCTCACCTACGACCCGACCACCACCGCTGTCTCGGTTGTCTATGCCTTCTCAGAAGCGAGCGTTTTCAAGGAGGGCATCCGTGTGCTCTTGTACGGCGAGGGTAATGCGCCGCCCGCCGTTCCGGGCAGCTACCATTTCCGGCCCCCCTTCGGCTGGATGAACGACCCGAACGGATTCGGCCGCTTCAGCGACCACGTGCATCTCTTCTATCAGCACTACCCGCACAGCCTTCGCTGGAACACCATGCATTGGGGCCACGCGGTCTCCGAAGACTATTTGCACTGGCGACATCTGCCGGTCTTTCTCTTTCCCTCCGCGGAGCTTTCGGCACGAGCCGACGGCCGTGGCGGCGCCTTTTCCGGTTCGGCCATTCCGCGTTCCGGCGAAGAACCGGGCATCCGCGTCTTCTTCACCGAACAGGTCAAGGACCGTGAGCCCGAGGAACAGATCCAGTTGACCGCGGTAAGCCACGACCTTATGACCGCCGGCCCAGCCGAACTCGTTCTTGCCGAGCGCCCGATGGGCCTGGATCTGACACTCGATTTCCGCGACCCCTACGTGTTCAAGGCCCCTGATGGCCGCTGGAAGATGCTTGTCGGCAGCCGCGATCAGGCGGGGGGCGTCGTCCTCATTTACGAAACTGCTGATCCGGATGCAGCCGCCGGTTGGACTTACATCGGCATTCTCCACCGCGAGGACCGTTTCGGGATGACGGCTGCCGAATGTCCCTGCATCATACCGCTCGACGGGGCGGAGGACGATCCGCAAACCCGCTGGGCGCTGATTTTCGGGCTGCTCACCAGCCGCGATCCGGCGACCGGCAGGCGCAACCTCACGGTCGCGACCGTCGGCCGTTTCGACGGCCGATCCTTCTTCAGGGAGTTCGAGCAGGAGCTGGATTTCGGTACCGACGCCTATGCATTCCAGGCCTTCGTCGATCGTGCCGGCCCAGTCGGCATCGCTTGGCTCGCCAACTGGACGGATGTATCGAAGAAGACCGATTTCCCGACGGCGATGACGCTGCCGCGCCGTCTCCTGCTCGAAGACGGCGCGTTGCGGACGCCGCCGGTCGCGGGCGCCGAGAGCCTGCGTCGGCAACTCATCGACGATCACCGGCTGCTTTCCGGCGAGGCGGTGGATCTCGGCAACGGCGCCGTCGAGATCGTCATCGATCTTTCGGCACCGGGCGCTGCATTCGATCTCGAATTCGACCATCCCGAGGTCGAACTCGGGCTCCGACTCGACGAGCAGGGTTTGAGCATCCTCTATGACGCGCCTGAGGGCAAATTTCCGCCCCGCTACATCGCTGCCGGGGCTCGGCCCTCGACGCTTCGCATCTTCCTCGACATGGGCTCGATCGAAGTGTTTGCGGACAATGGCCGCTGGACGGGCACGAAGCGCCTGCCCGGTTTCGACGGAATCCGCTCCGCCCGCCTCATCGCGCACCAGGGCAATGTCGCAGCCGCCCGCCTATGGCAACTCGCGCTCTGA
- a CDS encoding ABC transporter ATP-binding protein: MASVSIEQVRKQYGAVPVIHGVSMDIEDGEFVTLVGPSGCGKSTLLRMLAGLEDISGGDIRIGGRVVNDVAPKERDIAMVFQSYALYPHMTVAQNMGFALRLKGQDKATIDERVREAADILALGPLLDRLPKQLSGGQRQRVAMGRAIVRHPQVFLFDEPLSNLDAKLRVTMRAEIKELHQRLKTTTVYVTHDQIEAMTMADRIVVMRGGKVEQIGRPLELYDRPANTFVASFIGSPAMNLLEGRIVDGSFVTSGGVALPLPSDGKGDAAGIYGIRPEHLTITESGAPATVVVVEPTGSETHVIVKLGSAEMTLVLRDRVDLDPGQPITIAPDPSKIHLFSSEGVRLN; encoded by the coding sequence ATGGCATCCGTCTCGATCGAACAGGTTCGCAAGCAATACGGCGCCGTGCCGGTTATCCACGGCGTCTCCATGGACATTGAGGATGGCGAATTCGTCACCCTCGTCGGCCCCTCGGGGTGCGGCAAGTCAACGCTTCTGCGCATGCTTGCCGGGCTTGAGGATATCAGCGGCGGCGACATCCGCATCGGCGGCCGCGTCGTTAACGATGTGGCGCCGAAGGAGCGCGACATCGCCATGGTCTTTCAGAGCTACGCGCTCTATCCCCATATGACGGTCGCACAGAATATGGGGTTCGCGCTCAGGCTCAAGGGCCAGGATAAGGCAACGATCGACGAGCGCGTGCGCGAGGCGGCCGACATCCTGGCGCTGGGCCCCCTGCTCGACCGGCTGCCGAAACAACTTTCCGGCGGGCAGCGCCAGCGTGTGGCAATGGGGCGTGCAATCGTCCGCCACCCGCAGGTCTTCCTGTTCGATGAACCGCTGTCGAACCTCGACGCCAAGCTGCGCGTCACCATGCGTGCAGAGATCAAGGAATTGCACCAGCGCCTGAAAACCACCACCGTCTACGTCACCCACGATCAGATCGAGGCGATGACCATGGCGGACCGGATCGTCGTGATGCGCGGCGGCAAGGTCGAGCAGATCGGCAGGCCGCTGGAGCTTTACGACCGGCCGGCCAACACATTCGTCGCGAGTTTCATCGGCTCACCAGCGATGAATCTCTTAGAGGGTAGGATCGTGGACGGATCATTCGTCACCAGCGGCGGCGTGGCCTTGCCGCTGCCGAGCGACGGCAAGGGCGATGCAGCCGGCATCTACGGCATTCGACCGGAACATTTGACGATTACCGAAAGCGGCGCCCCCGCCACCGTCGTGGTCGTGGAGCCGACGGGGTCCGAAACGCATGTGATCGTGAAACTCGGATCAGCGGAGATGACGCTGGTGCTGCGCGACCGGGTCGACCTGGACCCGGGCCAGCCGATCACGATCGCCCCGGATCCCTCGAAGATCCATCTATTCTCTTCAGAAGGAGTGCGCCTCAACTGA
- a CDS encoding LacI family DNA-binding transcriptional regulator: MITQREIARRARTSLKTVSRVINRDPLVNAETRARIEAIIGELGYTPSQAARMMRSQKSNVIGFISDRVATTSSSIELIRGAQDAAWKAGKQMMLFNVERNSETERHAEEQLAAFRAEAVIYATPYHQSVDRTATRIPCVLLNCFDAVGGYHAIVPDDYRLAYELTSIILDRSYRRPVFLNLPEDIVAAPLRARGFVEAGAARGLDLSGAVHTAVVRDSAGAPVFIADHILPGLMAAAARPDLILCGQDMLAMNVYFALADLGLKVGQDVGVASFDNLHPIAKMLQPGLSTMALPYYEMGAAAMFAAIEPDTHPPGIVRVSGRFVERASF, translated from the coding sequence TTGATTACGCAGCGGGAGATTGCAAGGCGTGCCCGGACGTCGTTGAAAACCGTATCACGGGTCATCAATCGTGACCCGCTGGTGAACGCGGAGACACGTGCGCGGATTGAAGCCATCATCGGCGAACTCGGCTACACGCCTTCTCAGGCGGCGCGCATGATGCGATCGCAGAAGAGCAATGTCATCGGCTTCATATCCGACCGGGTCGCCACCACCTCCTCCTCGATAGAACTCATCCGCGGCGCCCAGGATGCCGCCTGGAAAGCCGGCAAGCAGATGATGCTGTTCAACGTCGAACGAAACAGCGAGACGGAACGGCACGCAGAAGAGCAGCTTGCCGCTTTTCGGGCCGAAGCGGTGATCTATGCGACCCCCTATCACCAGTCGGTCGATCGCACCGCAACCCGCATTCCCTGCGTGCTGCTGAATTGCTTCGACGCCGTTGGCGGGTATCACGCCATCGTGCCGGACGACTATCGGCTCGCATACGAGTTGACGTCGATCATCCTTGATCGCAGCTACCGGCGGCCAGTATTCCTGAACCTTCCCGAAGATATCGTTGCGGCCCCGCTGCGAGCGCGCGGCTTTGTCGAAGCGGGCGCGGCGCGCGGCCTCGATCTCTCGGGTGCCGTCCACACCGCCGTCGTTCGGGATAGCGCAGGTGCCCCGGTGTTCATTGCTGATCACATCCTTCCGGGACTCATGGCCGCGGCCGCTCGCCCAGACCTGATTCTCTGTGGCCAGGACATGCTCGCGATGAACGTCTACTTCGCGTTAGCGGATCTCGGGTTGAAGGTCGGCCAAGACGTTGGCGTGGCAAGTTTCGACAATCTGCACCCGATCGCGAAAATGCTGCAGCCTGGCTTGTCGACCATGGCGCTCCCATACTACGAGATGGGTGCCGCGGCGATGTTCGCCGCGATCGAACCGGACACGCACCCGCCAGGGATCGTGCGGGTGTCCGGCCGTTTTGTCGAGCGAGCGTCGTTCTGA